The proteins below are encoded in one region of Casimicrobium huifangae:
- a CDS encoding integron integrase, protein MYSLTEVRETESKPRLLTLVRERVRFHHFALSTEKVYVHWIKAFIRFHGLRHPESMGRNEVEAFLTHLASERQVAASTHRQALSALLFLYREVLRIDLPWMSEIGRPRTTQRLPEVLTVDEVARTLAQLQGEHATLARLLYGTGMRILEGMRLRTKDVDFDRGAIIVRDGKGGKDRVVMLPQSLRQALQQQLRLGHALWEADRTAQVPGVELPHALAQKYPRAGESWGWFWVFPQAALSTDSRTGVRRRHHAYPQTFRRALTLALRAAGVTKPATVHTLRHSFATHLLQGGADIRTVQTLLGHSDVSTTMIYTHVLKVAGGVCSPLDSLAVMPPRAPSLGCRALDHLRVQQP, encoded by the coding sequence ATGTACAGTTTGACGGAAGTGCGTGAAACTGAGTCCAAACCGCGCCTGCTGACGCTGGTTCGCGAGCGCGTTCGCTTTCATCACTTCGCGTTGTCCACCGAAAAGGTCTATGTGCACTGGATCAAGGCTTTCATCCGCTTTCATGGCTTGCGCCATCCGGAATCGATGGGGCGCAACGAGGTTGAGGCGTTTCTGACCCATCTGGCGAGCGAACGGCAGGTAGCAGCTTCGACGCATCGGCAGGCACTGTCGGCGCTCTTGTTTCTGTATCGCGAGGTGTTGCGGATCGACTTGCCGTGGATGAGTGAGATCGGGCGCCCTCGAACAACGCAGCGCCTGCCCGAGGTGCTGACGGTGGACGAAGTGGCACGCACGCTGGCGCAGTTGCAGGGCGAGCACGCGACGCTGGCGCGTCTGCTCTATGGCACTGGCATGCGCATACTCGAAGGCATGCGGCTGCGCACGAAGGATGTGGACTTTGATCGCGGCGCGATTATCGTGCGCGATGGCAAAGGCGGCAAAGACCGCGTGGTGATGCTGCCGCAGTCACTGCGGCAGGCGTTGCAACAGCAGCTCCGTCTTGGCCATGCGCTGTGGGAGGCAGATCGCACAGCGCAGGTGCCGGGGGTTGAGTTGCCGCACGCGCTTGCACAAAAGTACCCCCGTGCCGGTGAAAGCTGGGGATGGTTCTGGGTGTTCCCGCAGGCGGCGCTATCGACCGATTCACGCACCGGTGTGCGGCGGCGCCACCACGCCTACCCGCAGACGTTTCGTCGCGCCCTCACGCTGGCACTGCGCGCCGCCGGCGTGACGAAGCCGGCGACAGTGCACACGCTACGCCACTCGTTCGCCACCCATTTGCTGCAGGGCGGCGCCGATATTCGCACGGTGCAGACCCTGCTTGGACACAGTGATGTATCGACTACCATGATTTACACCCACGTGCTGAAGGTAGCGGGCGGTGTGTGCAGCCCGCTGGATTCGCTGGCGGTGATGCCGCCGCGCGCGCCATCGCTGGGGTGCCGGGCGCTAGATCACTTGAGGGTTCAGCAGCCGTAA
- a CDS encoding acyltransferase family protein has protein sequence MKFEKLESLRGLAAIYVVMHHSVPHDLKVHGLDFGLLFRFGQEAVILFFLLSGFVVNYSHRKSKNGAFNVYFFKRFSRIYIPLFFIYALGYLHVCLQSNSFVDPELGNLLKNIFMLQDVESLKPNVLASPYMGNTPLWSLSYEWWFYMLYFPIQRQIQCLNRQNTVVFGVATLAAVFYIFYPYFIFRLLMYLSIWWAGVFISNLVIDEKPLKFKSCFPVFICLGLIILTTMSAIVLFLKSGGKATIGVHPFLEARHHIFALFSVVVAIAWKKFNWWGFKQTIGPFKNLAPISYVVYISHHYLVVNATYLSFIGNKIVEFFFYIFVLLAFSWLIELKLYPIIASWLRSITIGSSRPVSSPLRSDNAGG, from the coding sequence ATGAAATTTGAAAAGTTAGAAAGTCTTCGGGGGCTAGCTGCTATATATGTTGTTATGCACCACTCCGTACCACACGACCTTAAAGTGCATGGTCTAGATTTTGGTTTGTTATTTCGATTTGGGCAGGAAGCCGTAATTTTATTCTTTCTTCTGTCTGGTTTTGTTGTTAACTATTCCCATAGAAAATCAAAGAATGGCGCATTTAATGTTTATTTTTTTAAGAGATTTAGTCGAATTTATATACCCTTATTCTTCATTTATGCTCTTGGTTACCTTCACGTATGCCTCCAATCTAACTCATTTGTTGACCCTGAGTTGGGAAATCTTTTGAAAAATATTTTTATGCTTCAAGATGTCGAATCGCTTAAACCAAACGTTTTGGCAAGTCCTTACATGGGCAACACGCCGCTATGGTCTCTTTCCTACGAATGGTGGTTTTATATGCTGTACTTCCCTATTCAGAGGCAGATTCAATGCCTTAATAGACAAAACACTGTTGTATTCGGAGTGGCAACCCTGGCGGCTGTATTTTATATTTTTTATCCATACTTTATATTTCGTCTCCTTATGTATCTTAGCATTTGGTGGGCAGGAGTGTTCATTTCAAATCTCGTCATTGACGAAAAACCGTTGAAATTTAAATCCTGCTTTCCCGTATTTATATGCCTAGGATTAATAATTCTTACAACTATGTCTGCCATTGTTTTATTCTTAAAGAGTGGGGGTAAGGCAACCATCGGTGTTCATCCCTTCTTGGAAGCAAGGCACCATATATTCGCATTATTCTCAGTTGTGGTAGCAATTGCATGGAAAAAATTTAATTGGTGGGGCTTCAAACAAACTATTGGTCCCTTTAAGAATCTGGCACCAATATCCTATGTTGTATATATTTCTCATCATTATTTAGTTGTGAATGCCACATATCTATCTTTTATCGGTAACAAAATCGTGGAATTCTTTTTTTATATTTTTGTTCTACTGGCATTTTCGTGGCTTATAGAATTAAAGCTATATCCAATAATTGCTTCGTGGCTCAGAAGCATAACAATAGGTTCCAGCCGACCGGTATCGTCTCCGCTTCGCTCCGACAATGCCGGCGGCTGA
- a CDS encoding class I SAM-dependent rRNA methyltransferase: MNDVPRKRRGGGHGGSSLPVVRLKSERKYVHPLIFQKMVERPGERIVPGSLVEVHGVDGEFIGRGMLNMQAPMAIRLLSEKPDEVIDAHWLAEKVADAVRLRRDIYRLDAVTDSYRVIHAEGDGLSGLIVDRFGDVLVVCFYSAGMWRLQHWVFDALLTQFPDAQIFAFGDDNAQKQEGFDCPPGRAPHGGKPVTINEHDAKFFVQIGGKHKTGFFCDQRDNRKRWGELIAATRSSSMLDLCCNSGGFAVYSGLNGATDITGVDLDEEAVDFATRNLRLNNVKAKVTQADIFPWLREAQEAGKRWDAVVLDPAKMTRSRDEVIDALKKYLDMNKLALGVVKPGGLFLTCSCTGVVSEEQFLDMLRRAAFYAGREVQVLEVRGAGPDHPWLAHVNESRYLKAVFCRVL, translated from the coding sequence ATGAATGATGTTCCCCGCAAGCGTCGCGGCGGTGGCCATGGCGGCTCGTCGCTGCCTGTTGTCCGCCTCAAGAGCGAGCGCAAATATGTGCATCCGCTGATCTTCCAGAAGATGGTGGAGCGGCCCGGTGAGCGCATTGTGCCGGGCAGTCTGGTGGAGGTGCATGGCGTTGATGGCGAGTTCATCGGGCGCGGCATGCTCAACATGCAGGCGCCGATGGCGATTCGCCTGCTGAGCGAAAAGCCGGACGAAGTGATTGATGCGCACTGGCTGGCCGAGAAGGTGGCCGATGCGGTGCGCCTGCGGCGCGACATCTACCGGCTTGACGCGGTGACTGACAGTTATCGCGTGATCCACGCCGAGGGTGACGGGCTCTCGGGCCTGATCGTGGACCGCTTTGGCGATGTGCTGGTGGTTTGCTTCTACTCTGCGGGCATGTGGCGCCTGCAGCATTGGGTGTTCGACGCGCTGCTGACGCAGTTCCCCGATGCACAGATTTTTGCCTTTGGCGACGACAACGCGCAGAAGCAGGAAGGCTTTGATTGCCCGCCCGGCCGTGCGCCGCATGGCGGCAAGCCAGTAACGATCAATGAGCACGACGCCAAGTTCTTCGTGCAGATCGGTGGCAAGCACAAGACCGGGTTCTTCTGCGACCAGCGCGACAACCGCAAGCGCTGGGGCGAATTGATCGCCGCAACCCGCAGCAGCAGCATGCTCGACCTCTGCTGCAATTCGGGCGGCTTCGCGGTGTATTCCGGTCTCAACGGCGCGACGGATATCACCGGCGTTGATCTAGACGAAGAGGCGGTGGACTTCGCCACCCGCAATCTGCGACTGAACAATGTGAAGGCGAAGGTCACGCAGGCTGACATCTTCCCCTGGCTGCGTGAGGCGCAGGAGGCGGGCAAGCGCTGGGACGCCGTGGTGCTGGACCCGGCGAAGATGACGCGCTCACGCGACGAAGTGATCGATGCGCTGAAGAAATATCTCGACATGAACAAGCTGGCACTCGGCGTAGTCAAGCCGGGCGGGTTGTTCCTCACCTGCTCCTGCACGGGCGTGGTGAGCGAGGAGCAGTTCCTCGACATGTTGCGCCGCGCGGCGTTCTACGCGGGCCGTGAGGTGCAGGTGCTGGAGGTGCGCGGCGCCGGGCCGGACCACCCGTGGCTCGCCCACGTCAACGAGAGCCGGTATCTGAAGGCTGTTTTTTGCAGAGTTTTGTGA
- a CDS encoding succinylglutamate desuccinylase/aspartoacylase domain-containing protein — protein sequence MLPFQAISFTTTEPGKRLIVTGAVHGNEVAGTHGIRRVIAEIESGALALARGSVTFVPITNPKAYALKRRNGDRNLNRNLQPTAPGVAPAEFEDHIANWLCPLMAQHDALLDLHSFQAQGQAFVMVGPQNNTGALEPTVHGDTERDWALRLGVKRAVDGWLGTYAKGVDERRARAERQPASEGKRHDLDAKYGVGTTEYMRSTGGMALTLECGQHDDPNGPEVAYRAIRNTLALFGLTDEPVPATETAMEGLHLGTVVDKFDRNDAFARPWQSFDPLRAGDVIGTRANGEVVRAPHDGYIVFPNALAEANYEWFYLAEATRRFNP from the coding sequence ATGCTTCCTTTTCAAGCCATTTCATTCACCACCACCGAACCCGGCAAGCGCCTGATCGTCACCGGCGCCGTGCATGGCAACGAGGTGGCCGGTACCCACGGCATTCGCCGCGTGATCGCCGAGATCGAGAGCGGTGCGCTGGCCCTCGCGCGCGGCAGCGTGACCTTCGTGCCGATCACCAATCCGAAGGCCTATGCGCTGAAGCGCCGCAACGGTGACCGCAATCTCAATCGCAACCTGCAGCCGACGGCTCCCGGCGTTGCGCCGGCCGAGTTCGAGGATCACATTGCCAACTGGCTGTGCCCTCTGATGGCGCAGCACGACGCACTACTCGACCTGCATTCATTCCAGGCGCAGGGGCAGGCGTTTGTGATGGTCGGGCCGCAGAACAACACGGGCGCGCTGGAGCCGACCGTACATGGCGACACCGAGCGCGACTGGGCGCTGCGGCTGGGCGTGAAGCGCGCCGTGGATGGCTGGCTGGGCACCTACGCGAAGGGCGTGGACGAGCGCCGCGCGCGCGCCGAACGCCAGCCCGCGAGCGAGGGCAAGCGGCACGACCTCGACGCCAAGTACGGCGTCGGCACCACCGAATACATGCGCTCGACTGGCGGTATGGCGCTCACGCTGGAATGCGGCCAGCACGACGATCCGAATGGCCCGGAGGTGGCGTATCGCGCCATCCGCAATACGCTGGCGCTGTTCGGCCTGACCGACGAGCCTGTGCCGGCGACGGAGACGGCGATGGAAGGCCTGCACCTGGGCACCGTCGTCGACAAGTTTGACCGCAACGATGCCTTCGCCCGCCCGTGGCAGAGCTTTGATCCGCTCAGGGCCGGCGACGTCATCGGGACCCGCGCCAATGGGGAAGTGGTGCGCGCGCCGCACGACGGCTACATCGTGTTCCCCAACGCGCTGGCCGAGGCAAATTACGAGTGGTTCTATCTGGCGGAAGCGACCCGCCGATTCAATCCGTAG